A genomic region of Nitrospira sp. contains the following coding sequences:
- a CDS encoding Na+-dependent transporter, producing MGRGNVSFLSLSQFIHHHLLWLLIGAYTLSAIWPTAGLWIRNVSFGDLRIVNENLHISLLLLLLATLMFNAGLGVKTAHLRSLTKKVGVLFAGLTANLVIPMAYIFLVTLIMRLWYEPEEAQHILVGLALVASMPIAGASTAWAQNSNGNLALSLGLVLASTILSPILTPIALYTFGEMATEEYEAVIHTLAAYGSGAFLGLWIVLPSLLGLAVRFVAPEAQLTAIMPFIKLINAVVLLLLNYSNGSVSLPQAIADRDYDFLAVTLAITAGLCVTAFSSGYGLSRLFKVDEADRVSLMYGLGMNNNGTGLVLASLVLGSYPRVMVPIILYNLVQHLVAGGVHEVTGRTIGKQ from the coding sequence ATGGGTCGCGGCAACGTCAGCTTTCTCTCCTTGTCCCAGTTTATCCATCATCACCTGCTCTGGCTGTTGATCGGCGCCTACACCCTCTCTGCCATCTGGCCAACCGCCGGCCTCTGGATTCGAAACGTCAGTTTCGGCGATCTTCGAATCGTCAATGAGAACCTGCATATTTCTCTTCTCCTGCTCTTGCTGGCCACCTTGATGTTCAATGCAGGGTTGGGGGTCAAGACTGCGCACCTCAGATCATTGACCAAGAAGGTAGGGGTCTTGTTTGCGGGGCTCACCGCGAATCTCGTCATCCCCATGGCCTATATCTTTCTGGTCACCCTTATCATGCGGCTGTGGTATGAGCCGGAGGAAGCCCAACACATCCTCGTTGGGTTGGCGTTGGTGGCGTCTATGCCGATTGCCGGGGCCTCAACCGCCTGGGCACAAAACTCAAATGGAAATCTAGCGCTGAGCTTAGGATTAGTCCTCGCCTCGACCATCCTCAGCCCCATCCTGACGCCTATCGCCCTGTATACGTTCGGGGAGATGGCTACGGAGGAATATGAGGCGGTCATACACACACTCGCTGCGTATGGATCAGGAGCGTTCCTGGGGCTCTGGATCGTATTGCCCTCTCTGCTGGGCCTTGCGGTGCGCTTCGTGGCGCCTGAAGCCCAACTAACGGCCATCATGCCGTTCATCAAACTGATCAATGCAGTTGTCTTGTTGCTGCTGAACTATTCGAACGGATCGGTGTCCCTTCCTCAAGCCATCGCGGACCGAGATTATGACTTTCTGGCGGTGACGCTGGCCATCACTGCGGGCCTCTGTGTCACGGCCTTTTCCTCTGGTTATGGGTTGAGTCGATTGTTCAAGGTCGATGAGGCTGATCGCGTCTCGCTCATGTATGGATTGGGGATGAATAACAACGGGACCGGGCTGGTCTTGGCCTCTCTTGTGCTTGGCTCGTATCCACGAGTCATGGTCCCCATCATTCTGTACAACCTGGTGCAGCATCTCGTGGCAGGAGGCGTGCATGAAGTGACAGGCCGGACCATTGGGAAGCAATAG
- a CDS encoding VIT family protein: protein MPHFETHSIRRIGWLRAAVLGANDGLVSTASLVLGVAAAGASSTSIVTAGVAGLVAGAMAMAAGEYVSVSSQADTVRADLDRERKELAANPVQEHREMTAIYVARGLDAELASNVATQLMAHDALGAHGRDELGISDIVTARPVQAALASAVTFSVGAALPLLVVLLVPVSALMWAVSGSSIVFLALLGSLAARVGGASVMTAAARVTIWGALAMAVTAGVGALFGVPA, encoded by the coding sequence ATGCCGCACTTTGAAACACATAGCATACGCCGCATTGGATGGCTCCGTGCGGCTGTTCTTGGCGCCAATGACGGTCTTGTTTCCACGGCAAGTCTCGTCTTAGGCGTCGCGGCGGCAGGCGCGAGTTCAACGAGTATTGTGACCGCGGGCGTGGCCGGTCTTGTGGCTGGTGCCATGGCAATGGCTGCTGGTGAGTATGTTTCGGTGAGTTCACAAGCCGACACCGTGCGCGCGGATCTAGATCGGGAGCGCAAAGAGTTAGCAGCAAACCCGGTGCAAGAACACCGGGAAATGACCGCGATTTACGTTGCACGTGGGCTCGACGCAGAACTCGCATCCAACGTCGCAACCCAGCTGATGGCACATGATGCACTCGGCGCGCATGGGCGTGACGAGCTGGGCATATCCGACATCGTCACCGCACGACCGGTTCAAGCCGCACTGGCTTCGGCTGTCACATTTTCCGTTGGCGCTGCCCTCCCTCTCCTGGTAGTTCTGTTGGTGCCCGTCTCTGCGCTGATGTGGGCTGTTTCTGGAAGCTCGATCGTATTTCTTGCTCTCTTAGGTTCCCTGGCGGCGCGCGTCGGAGGTGCTTCCGTGATGACCGCTGCCGCGCGGGTGACCATTTGGGGCGCCTTGGCTATGGCCGTGACCGCTGGGGTTGGAGCTTTATTTGGGGTTCCTGCCTGA
- a CDS encoding winged helix-turn-helix transcriptional regulator gives MVTSALSTKKAVALFHALSDETRLELLDRLKDGERCVCELMDSMKAAQSRLSFHLKVLKDAGLVEDRREGRWMYYSLSAQAIEELEDLVGSLKKAAKSAVSAGRCC, from the coding sequence ATGGTTACCAGTGCTCTCTCAACCAAGAAAGCGGTTGCGCTGTTTCACGCCCTGTCGGACGAGACGCGCTTGGAGTTGCTGGACCGTTTGAAAGACGGAGAACGATGTGTCTGTGAGCTGATGGATTCGATGAAAGCCGCGCAGTCGCGTCTCTCGTTTCACCTCAAAGTATTAAAGGATGCCGGGCTGGTCGAGGATCGCCGGGAGGGGCGGTGGATGTATTACTCGCTCAGTGCTCAAGCAATTGAGGAGCTGGAGGATTTGGTGGGTTCTCTCAAAAAAGCAGCCAAGTCAGCAGTCTCTGCGGGCCGCTGTTGCTGA
- the arsM gene encoding arsenite methyltransferase, with the protein MMNDAQTLKDEIKTRYGQAALQAQKQERRSCCGTGTVLQAGQLDPITGNLYSDREAATLPQDAVAASLGCGNPTALAQIAPGDTVLDLGSGGGIDVLLSARRVGPTGKVYGLDMTDEMLDLARANQAKAGVTNVEFLKGDIEHIPLPDNTVDLIISNCVINLSPDKDLVLAEAFRVLKPGGRLAVSDIVVRGEIPQAVRRNIELWAGCVAGALEEQEYITKLNRAGFEQVSIEPTRVYTAADARELFEGTDLDLNTIAPLVDGKFLSGFVRATKPEASPVACCSTTCCS; encoded by the coding sequence ATCATGAATGACGCACAGACGCTCAAAGACGAAATCAAGACCAGATACGGTCAGGCGGCTCTGCAGGCGCAGAAGCAGGAGCGGCGTTCCTGCTGCGGGACGGGGACTGTCTTGCAGGCGGGGCAGCTCGATCCTATCACCGGCAATCTTTACAGCGACCGCGAAGCGGCCACACTGCCTCAGGATGCCGTGGCGGCGTCGTTGGGGTGCGGGAATCCGACGGCGTTGGCACAGATCGCCCCTGGGGACACCGTCTTGGATTTGGGATCCGGCGGTGGCATTGATGTGCTGCTCTCCGCACGGCGGGTCGGGCCGACCGGTAAAGTCTACGGTCTGGACATGACCGACGAAATGTTAGATCTCGCGCGAGCGAATCAGGCGAAGGCCGGGGTGACGAATGTAGAATTCTTGAAGGGTGACATCGAACATATTCCGTTGCCAGACAACACGGTTGATCTCATCATTTCGAACTGCGTGATCAATCTATCGCCGGACAAAGATTTGGTGTTGGCTGAAGCCTTTCGGGTATTGAAGCCAGGAGGGCGGCTGGCTGTATCGGATATCGTGGTCCGGGGGGAGATCCCGCAAGCAGTCCGGCGTAATATCGAGCTGTGGGCCGGGTGTGTCGCTGGAGCATTGGAGGAGCAGGAGTACATCACGAAGTTGAATCGAGCCGGGTTCGAGCAAGTCTCGATCGAGCCGACTAGAGTCTATACGGCTGCCGATGCACGGGAGCTGTTCGAGGGAACCGATCTCGACCTCAATACCATTGCGCCGCTCGTCGATGGGAAGTTCCTCAGTGGGTTTGTCCGGGCGACGAAACCGGAGGCCAGTCCCGTGGCCTGTTGCTCAACTACCTGCTGTTCATGA
- a CDS encoding arsenate reductase ArsC encodes MKQRVLFLCTGNSARSQMAEGLLRHLAGDRFDALSAGTYPVGLNPGAVAAMRELGIDISAQRSKRMDEFVDQAFDYVITVCDRAKESCPRWPHTGRLLHWSFDDPAIVTGSPEQQRQAFRTVRDHIKTHLEEFLSTSFRNSHQRSS; translated from the coding sequence ATGAAACAGCGCGTGTTGTTCCTCTGTACGGGGAATTCGGCTCGCAGCCAGATGGCGGAAGGATTACTTCGTCATCTGGCTGGGGATCGATTTGACGCCTTGAGCGCCGGCACGTATCCCGTCGGTCTGAACCCCGGAGCTGTGGCGGCCATGCGTGAGTTGGGCATCGATATTTCCGCCCAGCGGTCCAAGCGGATGGATGAGTTCGTTGACCAGGCGTTCGACTATGTCATTACCGTATGTGATCGGGCCAAGGAGTCGTGCCCCCGTTGGCCACATACGGGGCGGTTGCTTCATTGGAGCTTTGACGATCCCGCTATCGTAACAGGATCTCCTGAACAACAACGTCAGGCCTTTCGAACGGTGCGGGATCACATCAAAACCCACCTCGAAGAATTCCTCTCGACCAGTTTTAGGAATTCACACCAGAGATCTTCTTAA
- a CDS encoding recombinase family protein: MSAALYIRVSSPKGRRIDSQCAELETWHKRQRLKTIHWFEDRYSATNLQRPAFQELQNATFKGEIDTVVVGKLDRLLSGPHASITVHSPLTVKSCTQ; this comes from the coding sequence ATGAGTGCTGCTCTTTATATTCGCGTGTCCTCACCCAAAGGACGAAGGATTGATAGTCAATGCGCTGAGCTTGAGACATGGCATAAACGGCAACGGCTGAAAACCATTCACTGGTTCGAAGACCGTTACAGCGCGACCAATTTACAACGCCCAGCGTTTCAGGAACTCCAAAACGCAACATTCAAGGGTGAGATTGATACGGTGGTGGTGGGGAAACTCGACCGCCTCTTATCTGGTCCCCATGCCTCAATCACAGTTCATAGTCCGTTGACCGTTAAATCTTGCACTCAGTGA